From the genome of Bordetella sp. H567, one region includes:
- a CDS encoding ABC transporter ATP-binding protein, whose product MASIEFTDVCVDFPIYNASGRSLKKRLLQVATGGQLGADQQGRVIVRALEGLTFSLGDGDRLGLVGHNGAGKSTLLRLLSGVYSPSTGQARIRGELGSLIDISLGIDPEATGRENIYIRGALLGMDKRKIDNELGNIIEFSELGDFIDMPVRTYSTGMHLRLAFAVSTIVRPEILLMDEWLSVGDEGFKHKAEERMTELVQSTNILVLATHSSDLLLRTCNKAMWLEHGKIRMHGDVGDVARAYFA is encoded by the coding sequence ATGGCTTCTATCGAATTTACCGACGTCTGCGTCGATTTCCCCATCTACAACGCCAGCGGCCGGTCGCTCAAGAAGCGGTTGCTCCAGGTTGCTACGGGCGGGCAGCTCGGAGCGGACCAGCAGGGCCGAGTCATTGTCCGAGCTCTGGAAGGGCTGACATTCTCACTGGGCGACGGTGACCGCTTGGGTCTGGTCGGACACAACGGCGCGGGGAAAAGCACCCTGCTTCGGCTGCTTAGCGGTGTGTACTCGCCCTCTACCGGCCAGGCCCGCATCCGGGGAGAACTCGGCTCCCTGATCGACATATCCCTGGGCATTGATCCAGAGGCCACCGGCAGGGAGAACATATATATCCGCGGTGCGCTGCTCGGTATGGACAAAAGGAAAATCGACAACGAGCTCGGCAACATCATCGAATTTTCGGAGCTGGGCGACTTTATCGACATGCCGGTACGTACGTATTCCACCGGTATGCACCTGCGCTTGGCGTTCGCGGTATCCACCATCGTACGTCCCGAAATTCTCTTGATGGACGAATGGCTTTCGGTCGGTGATGAAGGTTTCAAGCATAAGGCCGAAGAGCGAATGACGGAACTGGTCCAGTCAACCAATATCCTTGTGCTTGCAACGCATTCTTCCGACCTATTGCTGCGTACATGCAACAAGGCCATGTGGCTCGAACATGGGAAGATCCGGATGCATGGCGATGTGGGTGATGTGGCACGGGCCTATTTCGCTTAA
- a CDS encoding glycosyltransferase family 4 protein, whose translation MREILNCIERPVVVFSNGVNPLDDKPREGYQQRVAAVDSYLSPHYRVYIKINPNLRSGENFRQLGLACLEIEIGPEPSSIIARLIQRAIAVYSHSIYPLLQTTARELVSLRHAPFIVDLHGVVPEEIAFLGDAPKAGIFASLESWAVLEADVLVHVTHQMANHFIRKYPWLNNENIVCPIFTEPSHTEHRGRATHNAVVYAGGAQAWQQVDRIVDAVKESLQTYTTTILTHEPAVFREKFIAAGCPVDGKRISVYAARPAEVRSVYSKSNYGILCREAHIINKVACPTKLIEYLSFAVLPIMGTPQVGDFTDMGMCYATMEQFSASHLPTGIEYSEMVANNFIVLQRLAELANSGRKQLLAQLR comes from the coding sequence ATGCGCGAAATTCTGAATTGCATCGAACGCCCAGTTGTGGTGTTTTCGAATGGCGTCAATCCGCTGGATGACAAGCCAAGAGAAGGTTACCAACAACGGGTCGCCGCCGTGGATTCATATTTGAGTCCACATTATCGCGTATATATAAAGATAAATCCCAATCTCCGATCCGGCGAGAACTTCCGCCAGCTTGGTCTCGCTTGCCTGGAAATTGAAATTGGGCCTGAACCCAGCAGCATTATCGCCCGGTTGATACAGCGTGCTATTGCAGTTTATTCCCATAGCATTTATCCGCTTCTTCAAACGACAGCGCGGGAATTGGTTTCATTGCGACATGCGCCATTCATTGTTGATCTCCATGGCGTCGTCCCGGAAGAAATAGCTTTTTTGGGAGATGCCCCTAAAGCAGGGATCTTTGCCAGCCTGGAATCCTGGGCGGTCCTGGAGGCGGATGTCCTCGTGCACGTCACCCATCAGATGGCTAACCATTTCATCCGAAAATACCCTTGGCTGAACAACGAGAATATTGTCTGTCCGATATTCACCGAACCCTCCCATACCGAGCACAGGGGGAGAGCAACCCATAATGCTGTGGTATACGCTGGCGGAGCCCAAGCGTGGCAACAGGTCGATCGGATCGTGGATGCGGTTAAAGAGTCATTACAGACCTACACGACGACAATATTGACTCACGAACCGGCCGTATTTCGTGAAAAATTTATCGCTGCCGGATGTCCGGTGGATGGAAAGCGAATTTCAGTCTACGCGGCGCGGCCCGCCGAGGTACGCTCTGTGTATTCGAAGAGCAACTACGGCATTTTGTGTCGCGAAGCTCACATAATAAACAAAGTGGCCTGTCCAACCAAACTGATCGAGTATCTGAGTTTCGCCGTCTTGCCAATCATGGGCACACCGCAGGTTGGGGACTTTACTGACATGGGAATGTGCTATGCCACCATGGAACAATTCTCGGCTAGCCACTTGCCTACTGGTATCGAGTATTCCGAAATGGTGGCCAATAATTTCATAGTCCTGCAGCGGCTCGCAGAATTGGCAAACTCCGGGCGCAAGCAACTGCTTGCGCAACTTAGATGA
- a CDS encoding glycosyltransferase: MFNRFGQIATRGWNALRLVPRAIEVGGGLSGAVAKAMRLYKREGISGLKRGLRLVGRSNTPLSLDHYRGAGMDTPVSTPAASILRRRILLIAELSIPQCTKYRVMQKRDMLHNLGVECTVLNWNDTRSCLNALATHSCVIFYRVPGFGSVLQLIKEARRLGLHTVWEVDDLIFDRDLLAAAKSLTHLDQDVHAGLLRGASLYRSAMLACDAGIASTHGLRQSMLDAGMPTVHVIENALDQATLTAAAIANGKARVDDGVVRIVYGSGTSTHNLDFEEAATALLRVLGRYENVKLRLIGLLDLSPAFSRYESQIERVPLCDYDEYLQYLAASDINIAPLEPGQFNDAKSNIKYLEASSVKVTSICSPRSAFKTAIRSGENGILCEGAEEWTSALSRLIESKALRREMGEAAYEHVMKAYSPEYIAKRQLAPVIHPAANKARLRVLAVNVYYSPRAFGGATIVAEEVNKQLVQHHNTDVYVFTTLALDAAPPYSMRRYEADGIPVFGVALPLGMDETTAFENPQAAASFAAVLDAVRPDVVHFHCLQNMGVTLADLCNEHRIPYVVTLHDAWWLCGRQFMVTRQGTPCRQTNIDLDVCAACVDNASLNRYRQYILDRALRGAAALLAPSSYFAEFYKANGKPQDRILVNKNGIKPPRTTTKVKRDGPLRFAYVGGNVALKGVELVRGAFRELSDRNIALTVVDNALNLGMKSYPTNYFSAIPGAAIVPAYNQDTIDDFFEGVDVLLFPTQAKESFGLVVREALVRNVWVITTDAGGAVEDILPGRNGLIIPLKATVKDLCTAILQTAAYYDEIPAGSLIRLEQGKITTFEDQAAQLAPLYRQIVSEAAGTARMEPEA, translated from the coding sequence TTGTTTAACCGCTTTGGCCAAATTGCAACACGGGGATGGAACGCGCTCCGGCTTGTCCCGCGTGCCATAGAAGTCGGCGGCGGTTTGTCGGGTGCCGTCGCCAAAGCGATGCGGCTTTATAAACGCGAAGGGATCAGCGGCCTCAAACGCGGTTTGCGGCTTGTAGGGCGATCTAATACCCCGTTATCGCTGGACCACTATCGTGGGGCCGGTATGGATACTCCCGTTTCCACGCCCGCTGCGTCGATCTTGAGGCGACGCATTCTCCTCATAGCGGAGCTCAGCATCCCACAATGCACAAAATATCGGGTGATGCAAAAACGGGACATGCTACACAACCTAGGAGTCGAGTGTACAGTACTAAACTGGAATGACACTCGCTCATGCCTTAACGCACTCGCGACCCATTCTTGCGTTATTTTCTATCGCGTTCCCGGATTTGGGTCGGTCCTGCAGTTGATAAAAGAAGCGAGGCGACTGGGCCTACATACGGTGTGGGAAGTTGATGACCTGATCTTCGACCGCGATCTGCTCGCGGCAGCCAAGTCGCTTACGCATTTGGACCAAGATGTCCATGCCGGTCTACTGCGTGGCGCGTCGCTCTATCGGTCAGCGATGCTCGCTTGTGATGCTGGCATTGCGTCGACTCATGGCCTGCGTCAGTCCATGCTCGACGCGGGCATGCCGACAGTCCATGTTATCGAAAATGCGTTGGACCAGGCGACGCTCACGGCCGCAGCAATTGCCAACGGAAAAGCCCGCGTCGATGACGGGGTCGTCAGGATCGTGTACGGCTCGGGGACGAGCACCCATAACCTCGACTTCGAGGAGGCCGCAACTGCGCTTTTGCGCGTGCTCGGGCGCTATGAGAATGTCAAGCTTCGTCTAATCGGTCTCCTCGACCTTTCGCCTGCGTTCTCGAGATATGAGTCCCAGATAGAGCGTGTTCCATTGTGCGACTACGACGAATACTTGCAGTATTTGGCGGCGTCCGATATCAATATCGCACCTCTTGAACCGGGTCAATTCAATGACGCCAAGAGCAATATCAAGTACCTTGAGGCTTCTTCCGTAAAGGTGACATCGATATGCTCACCCCGCTCGGCCTTCAAGACCGCGATCCGGTCGGGAGAGAACGGCATCTTGTGTGAGGGGGCGGAAGAGTGGACGTCGGCCTTGAGCCGGCTGATCGAAAGCAAAGCCCTTCGGCGCGAGATGGGAGAAGCAGCTTACGAACATGTAATGAAGGCATATTCGCCGGAATACATTGCGAAGCGACAGCTCGCGCCTGTGATCCATCCGGCGGCGAATAAAGCCCGGCTTCGCGTTCTAGCTGTGAATGTGTATTACAGCCCACGCGCTTTCGGTGGTGCGACCATAGTTGCCGAAGAGGTCAACAAGCAACTGGTCCAGCACCACAATACGGACGTCTACGTCTTCACCACCTTGGCTCTCGATGCCGCTCCTCCGTACTCGATGCGCCGATACGAAGCCGACGGCATACCAGTATTCGGGGTCGCCCTACCTCTCGGCATGGACGAGACAACGGCTTTCGAAAATCCGCAGGCTGCCGCCTCTTTCGCCGCTGTGCTAGATGCTGTGCGGCCGGATGTCGTCCACTTTCATTGCCTGCAGAATATGGGCGTGACTCTTGCTGACCTTTGCAATGAACACCGCATTCCTTATGTAGTGACCTTGCATGACGCTTGGTGGTTGTGCGGGCGCCAATTTATGGTGACACGGCAGGGGACACCGTGCCGACAGACAAATATAGATCTGGACGTTTGTGCGGCTTGTGTCGATAACGCGAGCCTCAACCGCTATCGGCAGTACATCCTGGATCGTGCTTTGCGGGGCGCGGCGGCACTGCTGGCACCCAGTTCCTATTTTGCTGAGTTCTACAAAGCGAACGGCAAACCGCAAGACAGGATTTTGGTAAACAAAAATGGCATCAAGCCGCCACGGACGACGACGAAGGTGAAGCGGGACGGTCCGTTACGATTTGCTTATGTAGGCGGCAATGTAGCGCTGAAAGGCGTAGAGCTGGTCCGTGGAGCGTTCAGAGAACTGTCCGACCGCAATATTGCGCTGACCGTCGTAGACAATGCCCTGAACCTTGGTATGAAGTCTTATCCTACCAATTATTTTTCCGCCATCCCGGGTGCCGCTATCGTCCCTGCCTACAACCAAGACACTATCGACGACTTTTTCGAGGGCGTCGATGTTTTGCTTTTCCCGACGCAAGCAAAAGAAAGCTTCGGGTTGGTCGTGCGGGAGGCGCTCGTGCGGAATGTGTGGGTTATCACGACTGACGCGGGTGGGGCCGTTGAAGATATCCTGCCCGGCCGCAATGGATTGATCATTCCACTCAAAGCGACGGTCAAGGATCTGTGCACGGCCATACTGCAGACTGCGGCGTACTACGATGAAATTCCCGCGGGGTCCCTCATCCGGTTGGAGCAAGGTAAGATCACGACATTCGAAGACCAGGCGGCGCAGCTCGCTCCGCTGTACCGCCAGATTGTTTCAGAAGCGGCCGGAACGGCTCGGATGGAGCCGGAGGCATGA
- a CDS encoding polysaccharide deacetylase family protein — protein sequence MNTLADRNIKGTVFTVGRIAESEPGLLREIADMGHEIACHSFDHLPLDKQSPAQLRENTKRAKKILEDCVGQEVVGFRAPVFSLVKHTQWFVDDLKEMGFSYSSSVMPARTPLYGFPGAPQKPFKWQNGLIELPCPVGRLGSLTLPYLGGFYLRYLPGAIIQKLLRQSSEASCLWTYCHPYDFDVDEPFARISGASLWVSLLLWLNRRSAMNRMLSVVGGGGGMTLASWVSEFQETLPTHASMTPPDGKEVV from the coding sequence ATGAACACACTTGCCGATCGGAATATCAAGGGCACAGTGTTCACTGTTGGCCGGATAGCGGAAAGCGAGCCGGGGTTGTTGCGCGAAATAGCCGATATGGGGCATGAAATCGCCTGCCATAGCTTCGACCATTTGCCTCTCGACAAACAGTCTCCAGCGCAGCTGCGGGAAAATACCAAACGCGCGAAAAAAATTTTGGAGGACTGTGTAGGCCAAGAGGTTGTAGGATTCCGTGCGCCAGTTTTTTCGCTCGTCAAACATACGCAGTGGTTCGTTGATGACCTGAAGGAAATGGGATTCTCCTATTCTTCCAGCGTGATGCCGGCGCGTACGCCACTGTACGGATTTCCGGGTGCACCACAAAAGCCTTTCAAATGGCAGAACGGCCTAATCGAGCTGCCTTGCCCAGTAGGAAGACTCGGAAGTCTAACTTTACCCTATCTGGGTGGGTTCTATCTAAGATACCTGCCGGGCGCAATTATTCAGAAATTGCTACGCCAATCGTCCGAGGCTTCATGCCTGTGGACGTATTGTCACCCTTACGATTTCGACGTCGATGAGCCCTTCGCGCGAATTTCCGGCGCTTCGTTGTGGGTTAGTTTGCTATTGTGGCTCAACCGACGCAGCGCCATGAACAGGATGCTGAGCGTAGTGGGAGGGGGGGGTGGTATGACGCTCGCCTCGTGGGTGAGCGAATTTCAGGAAACGCTACCAACCCACGCTTCTATGACGCCCCCGGACGGTAAGGAAGTGGTGTAA
- a CDS encoding DUF2142 domain-containing protein: MAMWVMWHGPISLKPAVNQDPDAMATEAAQTRNSVFGDIPLYAAIVGLLAACFILSAIIPPGQSPDEQSHLERAYRLSKGHVLLETGPGGSGGPVDDGLLRFISLFHGVGVGAQMDSALARAVLPQIEWAGTESWAQYAGTGYYFPAIYIPQAVAFAIGRYSDLSIDHSYQLARLFAFTCSALLVVLSIRLVRPSFAVTALLTMPMVVFQAISATIDALSLGLCMLAASSFLSLLSGRDADRDGARIIVLCLVVFVLASSRAHALPLVILPFILAWQRRSRACSIAAAAVLLCAVLWTVYALLAVHDERVVRNVSTIHILRHYLTHPEEFVRLLLHTLSIGWRFYRDTFIGRLGYLDVYLPQLYLIFATLALLLLAVLSTKWERGTQGERLGRLSLVFCAFASSVLVFAALTVTWTPFPSTFIEGVQGRYLHIPALLLAYSLCGVPTKQSRAFKGVSMAVYAAFLIAGAYVMTVALIDRYWLHDPSYARPLPSQRHWVPLAMKSGDVVTAEYVPQANGSLNAATFILGTYAGASDGVLTLRICHTECATGTVDVAEAQDNQPAYFLLDHPLVVSPEVPVQVSLSLSASRHPVAVWSSHDNETLRLTEDNGHDGDVVPLFQAAIR, from the coding sequence ATGGCGATGTGGGTGATGTGGCACGGGCCTATTTCGCTTAAGCCTGCTGTTAATCAGGATCCAGACGCGATGGCAACAGAGGCGGCACAGACGCGAAACAGCGTGTTCGGCGACATTCCCCTGTACGCCGCAATAGTCGGTCTGCTAGCAGCATGCTTCATTCTCAGCGCAATCATTCCTCCTGGCCAATCGCCTGACGAACAATCGCATCTCGAGCGGGCATATCGCCTGTCGAAGGGCCATGTGCTGCTCGAGACTGGACCTGGCGGCTCTGGTGGCCCTGTCGATGATGGACTGTTGCGCTTCATCTCCCTATTTCATGGTGTGGGTGTCGGTGCGCAGATGGATTCCGCTCTCGCGCGCGCTGTTCTTCCTCAAATAGAATGGGCGGGCACGGAGTCCTGGGCGCAGTATGCAGGAACTGGCTATTACTTCCCCGCGATCTATATTCCGCAGGCAGTCGCGTTCGCTATTGGCCGATACTCGGATCTGTCGATCGATCACAGTTATCAATTGGCACGGCTATTCGCGTTCACATGTTCCGCACTGCTCGTGGTACTTTCCATCCGCCTGGTAAGGCCCAGTTTTGCCGTTACGGCCCTGCTGACCATGCCTATGGTCGTTTTCCAGGCTATCTCGGCCACGATCGATGCGCTTTCGTTGGGCTTGTGTATGTTGGCCGCGAGCAGCTTTTTGTCGCTCCTCTCTGGTCGCGACGCCGATCGAGACGGTGCACGCATCATCGTATTGTGCCTGGTTGTCTTTGTACTGGCGAGCAGCCGAGCACACGCCCTTCCTCTTGTTATCTTGCCGTTTATCTTGGCTTGGCAGAGGAGAAGTCGGGCATGCTCGATCGCAGCTGCGGCGGTCTTGCTCTGCGCGGTCCTTTGGACCGTTTATGCCCTACTCGCCGTGCATGACGAACGGGTAGTGCGAAACGTTTCCACCATTCATATACTTCGGCATTATTTGACTCACCCGGAAGAGTTCGTACGGTTGCTGCTGCATACGCTGTCGATAGGATGGCGATTTTATCGCGATACATTCATCGGCCGTCTGGGCTACCTTGATGTCTATCTTCCCCAGCTGTACCTCATTTTCGCCACCCTTGCCTTGTTGTTGCTAGCGGTCCTTTCCACGAAGTGGGAGAGGGGGACCCAGGGTGAGCGTCTGGGCAGGCTTAGCCTGGTATTTTGTGCGTTCGCTTCCAGCGTGCTTGTGTTCGCGGCGCTGACGGTGACGTGGACGCCATTTCCCAGTACCTTTATCGAGGGCGTACAAGGTCGCTATCTTCATATACCCGCGTTACTACTCGCGTATTCACTTTGCGGCGTCCCGACAAAGCAGAGCCGGGCGTTTAAGGGCGTGAGCATGGCCGTCTACGCGGCTTTCCTGATCGCCGGTGCCTACGTAATGACCGTCGCGCTAATTGATCGGTATTGGCTGCATGACCCTAGCTATGCCCGGCCGTTGCCGAGCCAGAGGCACTGGGTGCCTCTCGCGATGAAGAGCGGTGATGTAGTCACCGCCGAATACGTTCCACAGGCCAATGGAAGTTTGAACGCGGCTACTTTTATCTTGGGAACCTATGCAGGCGCTTCGGACGGTGTTCTTACATTGCGCATCTGTCACACCGAGTGTGCCACAGGGACTGTAGACGTGGCGGAGGCGCAGGATAATCAGCCTGCCTATTTCCTGCTCGACCACCCCTTGGTGGTAAGCCCCGAAGTACCGGTCCAAGTTTCGTTGTCTCTATCTGCTTCCCGACACCCCGTAGCCGTCTGGTCTTCTCACGACAACGAGACATTACGATTGACAGAAGACAATGGGCACGACGGGGATGTGGTGCCTTTGTTTCAGGCTGCGATCCGATAG
- a CDS encoding EamA family transporter, with protein MTYFVSILCVLGIAAGQILFKLCAASLQRTGSFFAVSTATTLFCALALYGVTTIAWIWVLQKVELGRVYPFMALAFVLVPIASHFVFGERFHAQYFAGVALIIIGILVAVRA; from the coding sequence ATGACCTACTTCGTATCGATCCTCTGTGTACTCGGCATTGCTGCAGGTCAGATTCTTTTCAAGCTTTGCGCCGCCTCTCTGCAACGTACCGGTAGTTTCTTTGCCGTTAGTACGGCCACGACGCTGTTCTGTGCGCTGGCGTTATACGGGGTGACTACCATCGCATGGATATGGGTGCTCCAGAAAGTGGAGCTGGGTCGGGTCTATCCCTTTATGGCGCTGGCATTCGTCCTTGTTCCCATTGCGAGCCACTTCGTATTCGGCGAACGGTTCCACGCCCAGTATTTCGCGGGCGTCGCGCTGATCATCATCGGGATCCTCGTCGCCGTCCGGGCATAG
- a CDS encoding GNAT family N-acetyltransferase, translating into MTDKFSPLTDQQKLLNVVFPDSGFSYDYLKWLYRDAPDGNDISSDYREAEELLGHYTILPQRWYFGSETKYLALSLNTAVHERARGKGMFTRLAEESYAAAATMGVQAVIGVANANSTPGFLRRLKFKLIDPLPVVAGVALPALWNEGASHAVTPEFLDSTQFKTIASCIEQASAGSGVSQAWTLEKLKWRLASPRSSYALHTNSNGTLITTTARAAGCRTIVALKFFAHSPTVQVDGGGLLRKAAGFHRSPIFIYCGFNGRAVVRGLPLPRRFLPSPLNLIYRRLDDSMPKPDEVKFDTFEFLDFDAY; encoded by the coding sequence ATGACTGATAAATTCTCGCCACTCACAGACCAACAAAAACTTTTGAATGTTGTATTTCCCGACAGTGGCTTCTCCTACGATTATCTCAAGTGGCTATACAGAGATGCTCCGGACGGAAACGACATTTCAAGCGATTATCGGGAAGCTGAAGAGTTGTTAGGCCACTACACGATTCTCCCGCAACGATGGTACTTTGGCTCAGAGACTAAATATCTGGCCCTGTCGCTCAATACGGCCGTTCACGAAAGAGCTCGCGGGAAAGGTATGTTCACGCGGTTGGCAGAAGAGTCCTACGCTGCCGCGGCAACCATGGGAGTTCAGGCAGTCATCGGTGTAGCGAACGCCAACTCGACGCCGGGGTTCCTCCGACGGCTGAAATTTAAACTTATTGATCCTCTACCCGTCGTCGCGGGCGTCGCTCTACCTGCCCTCTGGAACGAGGGTGCGAGCCATGCAGTGACCCCCGAATTCCTGGATAGCACGCAATTCAAAACGATCGCGTCGTGTATTGAGCAAGCTAGCGCGGGAAGCGGCGTGTCACAGGCCTGGACACTCGAGAAGTTGAAATGGCGACTCGCCAGTCCTCGAAGCAGTTACGCCCTGCACACGAATTCCAACGGAACCTTGATTACGACCACTGCACGTGCAGCAGGGTGCCGCACGATTGTGGCCTTGAAGTTTTTTGCCCATTCTCCGACAGTCCAGGTCGACGGTGGTGGCCTGCTGCGCAAGGCGGCAGGATTCCATCGAAGTCCAATTTTCATATACTGCGGATTTAACGGAAGAGCGGTTGTACGAGGCCTCCCGTTGCCACGCCGATTTCTTCCTTCACCCTTGAACCTGATCTACCGAAGGCTGGATGATTCCATGCCTAAGCCGGACGAGGTCAAGTTTGACACTTTCGAGTTTCTCGATTTCGATGCATATTGA
- a CDS encoding ABC transporter permease translates to MQTGLLRIALSDIVAGIKRYSLVGILGWQDVRQRYRRSALGPFWLTISMGVMIGTIGLVFGQIFNSPMHEFLPFVAAGIILWSFVSSVVTEGCMGFITADGIIKQLPIPLFVHILRMIWRNIVILAHNVVILPLIFIVLAKPVSWVALLAIPGFVLACINGAWVALILAVLCARYRDLPQIVASVLQVVFYLTPIMWMPAHLPMRATLYLLDFNPCYHLLQVVRAPILGEMPTAFNWIASVAMALCGWLVALFVYGRYKRRIAYWL, encoded by the coding sequence ATGCAGACTGGATTATTAAGAATCGCGCTCTCGGACATCGTGGCCGGGATCAAACGTTATTCGCTCGTTGGGATACTGGGCTGGCAAGACGTACGGCAGCGGTATCGCCGATCAGCTCTGGGGCCGTTTTGGCTCACTATCAGCATGGGCGTCATGATCGGCACCATCGGTCTTGTGTTCGGGCAGATTTTCAATTCTCCGATGCATGAGTTCCTGCCGTTCGTGGCTGCAGGGATAATATTGTGGAGTTTCGTCTCCTCCGTGGTCACGGAGGGCTGCATGGGTTTCATCACCGCGGATGGGATCATCAAGCAGCTACCCATTCCTCTATTCGTCCATATCCTCAGAATGATATGGAGGAATATAGTAATTCTTGCTCATAACGTGGTCATCCTGCCGCTTATATTCATTGTGCTTGCCAAGCCCGTGAGTTGGGTGGCCTTGCTGGCTATTCCCGGTTTTGTCCTGGCATGCATCAACGGGGCATGGGTTGCCCTCATTCTTGCCGTTCTGTGTGCGCGCTACAGAGATTTGCCGCAGATCGTTGCGAGCGTTCTTCAGGTGGTTTTTTATCTGACGCCTATCATGTGGATGCCTGCGCATCTCCCGATGCGAGCGACCCTTTATCTGCTCGATTTCAATCCCTGCTATCACCTATTGCAGGTCGTACGCGCGCCTATCCTTGGAGAAATGCCGACGGCCTTCAATTGGATCGCTTCGGTCGCTATGGCTTTGTGCGGGTGGCTGGTTGCTCTTTTCGTCTACGGCCGCTATAAGCGGCGCATCGCATACTGGCTTTGA